The following are encoded in a window of Bacillus oleivorans genomic DNA:
- a CDS encoding recombinase family protein: MRKIGYIRVSSTSQNPSRQFEQLNEIGMDIIYEEKVSGATKDREQLQKMLEDLQEDDIIYVTDLTRITRSTQDLFELIDNIRKKKASLKSLKDTWLDLSDDNPYSQFLITVMAGVNQLERDLIRMRQREGIELAKKEGKFKGRLKKYHKNHAGMNYAVKLYKEGNMTVNQICEITNVSRASLYRKLSEENK, translated from the coding sequence TTGCGGAAAATCGGTTATATACGTGTTAGTTCGACCAGCCAAAATCCTTCAAGGCAATTTGAGCAGCTAAATGAAATTGGAATGGATATTATATACGAAGAAAAAGTTTCTGGAGCAACAAAGGATCGCGAGCAACTTCAAAAAATGTTAGAGGATCTACAGGAAGATGACATCATTTATGTTACAGACTTAACTCGAATTACTCGTAGCACACAAGACCTATTTGAATTAATCGATAACATACGGAAAAAAAAAGCAAGCTTAAAATCACTAAAAGATACATGGCTAGATTTATCAGATGATAATCCATACAGCCAATTCTTAATTACAGTAATGGCTGGTGTTAACCAATTAGAGCGAGATCTTATTCGTATGCGACAACGTGAAGGGATTGAGTTGGCTAAGAAAGAAGGAAAGTTTAAAGGTCGGTTAAAGAAATATCATAAAAATCACGCAGGAATGAATTATGCAGTTAAGCTATATAAAGAAGGAAATATGACTGTAAATCAAATTTGCGAAATTACAAATGTGTCTAGAGCTTCATTATATAGAAAGCTATCAGAAGAGAACAAATAG